The proteins below come from a single Columba livia isolate bColLiv1 breed racing homer chromosome 28, bColLiv1.pat.W.v2, whole genome shotgun sequence genomic window:
- the HAX1 gene encoding HCLS1-associated protein X-1: MCPRGAGQDPRDRAPCAGIGPRVPGSGPAKQPSLRFLGASRHPAALSGAVCALGALRQAEGGGDAMSFYDAFRGFFGFPGRGRPRDPLFGAAWDEEDEEEDDAGPSAAQPPQDFGFGFTPGGSRGAFEELFRDMGELLGLFGGSWAGPPQPFEPPQPRRPLRDSMLKEPDGPAPGAASGDPEGPSDPRPWTPFLGLDDARPVPPALKEDQDLDSQVSSAGLGTILRPNEPESRSYFKSVSVTKVTLPDGAVEERRTVQDSQGHRETTVTRRRGDQAFITTTKEDGQRRDYREEVLNMDDRELAQFTDSWPRQDELRAPTLSDASSALGTFFRRWFSSW, encoded by the exons ATGTGCCCCCGGGGGGCGGGACAAGACCCCCGGGATCGGGCCCCGTGTGCCGGGATCGGGCCCCGTGTGCCAGGATCGGGCCCCGCCAAGCAGCCTTCGCTCCGTTTCCTCGGCGCTTCGCGACACCCGGCGGCGCTTTCCGGCGCCGTTTGCGCCCTCGGCGCTTTACGGCAGGCGGAGGGCGGAGGAGACGCGATGAGTTTTTACGACGCGTTTCGCGGTTTCTTCGGCTTCCCGGGGCGCGGAAG GCCCCGGGACCCGCTGTTCGGCGCGGCGTGGGacgaggaggacgaggaggaggacGACGCGGGCCCGTCCGCGGCGCAGCCCCCTCAGGATTTCGGCTTCGGCTTCACCCCCGGCGGCTCCCGCGGCGCCTTCGAGGAGCTGTTCCGAGACATGGGGGAGCTCCTGGGGCTCTTCGGGGGATCCTGGGCCGGGCCCCCCCAGCCCTTCG agcccccccagccccgccgcccgctGCGCGACTCCATGCTGAAGGAACCGGACGGTCCCGCTCCCGGTGCGGCCTCGGGAGACCCCGAGGGTCCCAGCGACCCCCGGCCCTGGACGCCCTTCCTGGGG CTGGACGACGCTCGCCCGGTTCCTCCTGCGCTCAAGGAAGATCAAG ACCTGGACTCCCAGGTGTCCTCGGCGGGGCTGGGGACCATCCTGAGACCCAACGAGCCCGAGTCCCGCTCGTACTTCAAGAGCGTGTCTGTCACCAAAGTGACGCTCCCTGACGGG GCGGTGGAGGAGCGCCGGACGGTGCAggacagccagggccaccgCGAGACCACGGTGACGCGCCGGAGAGGAGACCAGGCCTTCATCACCACCACCAAGGAGGACGGGCAGCGCCGCGACTACCGCGAGGAGGTGCTCAACATGGACGACC GGGAGCTGGCGCAGTTCACGGACTCGTGGCCGCGACAGGACGAGCTCCGCGCCCCCACCCTGAGCGACGCCTCCTCCGCGCTGGGCACCTTCTTCCG